A genomic stretch from Anaerococcus mediterraneensis includes:
- a CDS encoding methionine ABC transporter permease — protein MGFFDYSLSIKDRIIDDFITTLYMLGVSAIIAGIFGLVLGVIMVVTDKDRILENKIVYSILDKLTNLFRAIPFVILLALIAPFTRLLVNTRIGPTAAIVPLSISTIPFFARQVEQALAEVEPGKIEAAEAMGLSPIEIIISVYLREGLPSIIRASSITLISLLGLTAMAGIVGAGGIGDLAISLGYKRYKDDVVIVSVILIMVIVYIIQAIANYLIRKTSH, from the coding sequence ATGGGATTTTTTGATTACTCCCTATCCATAAAAGATAGGATAATAGATGACTTTATCACAACCCTCTATATGCTGGGAGTTTCAGCCATAATTGCCGGCATTTTTGGCCTTGTGCTAGGAGTTATCATGGTTGTGACTGACAAGGATAGGATTTTAGAAAACAAAATAGTCTATAGTATTTTGGACAAACTTACAAATTTATTTAGGGCAATCCCTTTTGTAATCCTCTTAGCCCTCATAGCTCCATTTACAAGACTCCTTGTCAATACTAGGATAGGGCCAACAGCAGCTATAGTGCCCCTATCAATTTCCACAATTCCATTTTTTGCAAGACAAGTTGAGCAGGCCCTTGCAGAAGTAGAGCCAGGCAAAATCGAGGCGGCAGAAGCCATGGGTCTTTCCCCAATAGAAATTATAATCTCAGTTTATCTGAGAGAGGGCCTACCAAGTATCATCAGGGCTTCATCCATAACCCTCATCTCACTTTTAGGTCTGACTGCCATGGCTGGTATAGTCGGAGCTGGAGGTATAGGAGATTTGGCCATATCACTTGGCTACAAGAGATACAAGGACGATGTTGTAATAGTATCAGTGATTTTGATCATGGTTATAGTCTATATAATCCAAGCCATAGCCAATTACTTGATTAGAAAAACCAGTCACTAA